The following are encoded in a window of Cygnus atratus isolate AKBS03 ecotype Queensland, Australia chromosome 8, CAtr_DNAZoo_HiC_assembly, whole genome shotgun sequence genomic DNA:
- the GLMN gene encoding glomulin isoform X3, whose translation MPEEQSQTTMAVDELQAIIQRCQILEESDFRGEDFNLFQVAGQKCLEDGYAAQLLEVIQNEKNKVIIKNMGWNLISPLVRCILAYKQEDDKREHCLKILDQLVQLCSPKELFLGLLEQIEQTSGEQVCPTVMLLLQPLQTVLLKLQNKKAYSVGLSLAMIMNQLTPLPVPYTKQQIQEDKLGLCQCCNAVVDFVKPFVNEVVKNMEKSSEYNDMELKEELLKFCMKSLKYPLLTAQLEQLEGIEEHPFRHFATEIIDILQDIRELMPLVFLHHKGRRSYWENQEFEDIERKNSAGSLACLSYLMFVQHFGINCFPMVFSPSYLLQCNMTHIEVLLKRTEESMLSKGLDLFESCLLRMEDNSLLHQYLEFRDFINVPQDLVKVMTLCPIEHLRKKSLNMLQLFIDKFDAEGKYTLFRCLLKTSNHAGVEGYIIQKIKDQIHLSLTKAHDNVWFTGHHLISLLDLVLFLPEGAETDLLQNSDRIMASLNLLRYLVIKDCESDNQTGVWTTLAKIEKNFLKPLHVGLNMSKAHYEAEIKNKRENRRVRKRCLP comes from the exons ATGCCAGAAGAACAAAGTCAAACTACAATGGCAGTTGATGAACTTCAAGCCATAATACAAAGATGC caaATTCTGGAAGAATCTGATTTTAGAGGAGAAGATTTTAATCTGTTTCAGGTAGCAGGTCAGAAATGTTTAGAAGATGGATATGCTGCTCAGTTGTTAGAAGtaattcaaaatgagaaaaataag GTTATCATCAAGAATATGGGTTGGAATCTCATTTCTCCTCTTGTTAGGTGCATTTTAGCATATAAACAGGAAGATGATAAGCGAGAACACTGCCTGAAGATACTAGATCAGTTGGTACAG CTATGCAGTCCGAAGGAACTTTTTTTGGGTTTACTCGAGCAGATAGAGCAGACGTCGGGAGAGCAAGTATGCCCAACTGTCATGCTACTACTTCAGCCTCTGCAGACAG tgcttttgaaACTTCAGAACAAGAAGGCCTACTCAGTGGGCTTATCTTTGGCTATGATTATGAATCAGCTTACTCCCTTGCCTGTGCCttacacaaaacaacaaatacaggAAGATAAACTTGGTCTCTGCCAATGTTGTAATGCAGTGGTGGACTTTGTTAAACCTTTTGTGAACGAAGTTgttaaaaacatggaaaagtcATCAGAATACAATGACATGGAGCTGAAAGAAGAATTATTGAAGTT CTGTATGAAAAGCCTGAAATACCCATTATTGACCGCTCAGCTCGAACAGCTTGAAGGCATTGAAGAACATCCCTTCAGGCATTTTGCAACTGAAATTATA GACATTTTGCAGGATATAAGAGAATTGATGCCACTAGTATTTTTACATCATAAAGGCAGAAGATCATACTGGGAGAATCAGGAGTTTGAGGACATAGAGCGAAAGAATTCTGCAGGTTCTTTGGCATGTCTGTCATATCTGATGTTTGTTCAGCATTTTGGTATCAATTGCTTTCCAATGGTATTTAG TCCATCATACCTTCTGCAGTGCAATATGACACATATTGAAGTGCTGCTGAAAAG aacAGAAGAATCTATGTTATCTAAAGGACTT GATCTGTTTGAGAGCTGTTTATTGAGGATGGAAGATAATAGCCTTCTCCATCAGTATTTAGAATTCAGAGATTTTATTAACGTGCCTCAG GATTTGGTGAAAGTTATGACCCTTTGTCCCATAGAGCACCTG agaaagaagAGTTTAAATATGTTGCAGTTGTTCATAGACAAATTTGATGCAGAAGGAAAGTACACGTTATTCAG gtGTTTACTAAAGACAAGCAACCATGCTGGTGTAGAGGGATacattattcaaaaaataaaagatcagatTCACTTATCATTAACG AAGGCACATGACAACGTCTGGTTTACAGGACATCACCTGATCTCCCTTCTAGATTTAgtgcttttccttcctgaaggCGCTGAGACAGATCTTCTCCAAAACTCGGATAG GATTATGGCATCACTAAATCTGCTGAGATACTTAGTCATTAAGGATTGTGAAAGTGACAATCAA aCTGGTGTATGGACCACACTTGCTAAGATTGAGaaaaattttttaaaaccactgcATGTAGGACTCAATATGTCAAAAGCACActatgaagcagaaataaagaataagagagaaaacagaagag TGAGGAAAAGATGCCTGCCATGA
- the GLMN gene encoding glomulin isoform X2, whose protein sequence is MPEEQSQTTMAVDELQAIIQRCQILEESDFRGEDFNLFQVAGQKCLEDGYAAQLLEVIQNEKNKLCSPKELFLGLLEQIEQTSGEQVCPTVMLLLQPLQTVLLKLQNKKAYSVGLSLAMIMNQLTPLPVPYTKQQIQEDKLGLCQCCNAVVDFVKPFVNEVVKNMEKSSEYNDMELKEELLKFCMKSLKYPLLTAQLEQLEGIEEHPFRHFATEIIDILQDIRELMPLVFLHHKGRRSYWENQEFEDIERKNSAGSLACLSYLMFVQHFGINCFPMVFSPSYLLQCNMTHIEVLLKRTEESMLSKGLDLFESCLLRMEDNSLLHQYLEFRDFINVPQDLVKVMTLCPIEHLRKKSLNMLQLFIDKFDAEGKYTLFRCLLKTSNHAGVEGYIIQKIKDQIHLSLTKAHDNVWFTGHHLISLLDLVLFLPEGAETDLLQNSDRIMASLNLLRYLVIKDCESDNQTGVWTTLAKIEKNFLKPLHVGLNMSKAHYEAEIKNKRENRREANNSNTVCSLTVSEEKMPAMTTEMQLQVLHSALFTFDLIESVLARVEELIEVKVKAAMDENI, encoded by the exons ATGCCAGAAGAACAAAGTCAAACTACAATGGCAGTTGATGAACTTCAAGCCATAATACAAAGATGC caaATTCTGGAAGAATCTGATTTTAGAGGAGAAGATTTTAATCTGTTTCAGGTAGCAGGTCAGAAATGTTTAGAAGATGGATATGCTGCTCAGTTGTTAGAAGtaattcaaaatgagaaaaataag CTATGCAGTCCGAAGGAACTTTTTTTGGGTTTACTCGAGCAGATAGAGCAGACGTCGGGAGAGCAAGTATGCCCAACTGTCATGCTACTACTTCAGCCTCTGCAGACAG tgcttttgaaACTTCAGAACAAGAAGGCCTACTCAGTGGGCTTATCTTTGGCTATGATTATGAATCAGCTTACTCCCTTGCCTGTGCCttacacaaaacaacaaatacaggAAGATAAACTTGGTCTCTGCCAATGTTGTAATGCAGTGGTGGACTTTGTTAAACCTTTTGTGAACGAAGTTgttaaaaacatggaaaagtcATCAGAATACAATGACATGGAGCTGAAAGAAGAATTATTGAAGTT CTGTATGAAAAGCCTGAAATACCCATTATTGACCGCTCAGCTCGAACAGCTTGAAGGCATTGAAGAACATCCCTTCAGGCATTTTGCAACTGAAATTATA GACATTTTGCAGGATATAAGAGAATTGATGCCACTAGTATTTTTACATCATAAAGGCAGAAGATCATACTGGGAGAATCAGGAGTTTGAGGACATAGAGCGAAAGAATTCTGCAGGTTCTTTGGCATGTCTGTCATATCTGATGTTTGTTCAGCATTTTGGTATCAATTGCTTTCCAATGGTATTTAG TCCATCATACCTTCTGCAGTGCAATATGACACATATTGAAGTGCTGCTGAAAAG aacAGAAGAATCTATGTTATCTAAAGGACTT GATCTGTTTGAGAGCTGTTTATTGAGGATGGAAGATAATAGCCTTCTCCATCAGTATTTAGAATTCAGAGATTTTATTAACGTGCCTCAG GATTTGGTGAAAGTTATGACCCTTTGTCCCATAGAGCACCTG agaaagaagAGTTTAAATATGTTGCAGTTGTTCATAGACAAATTTGATGCAGAAGGAAAGTACACGTTATTCAG gtGTTTACTAAAGACAAGCAACCATGCTGGTGTAGAGGGATacattattcaaaaaataaaagatcagatTCACTTATCATTAACG AAGGCACATGACAACGTCTGGTTTACAGGACATCACCTGATCTCCCTTCTAGATTTAgtgcttttccttcctgaaggCGCTGAGACAGATCTTCTCCAAAACTCGGATAG GATTATGGCATCACTAAATCTGCTGAGATACTTAGTCATTAAGGATTGTGAAAGTGACAATCAA aCTGGTGTATGGACCACACTTGCTAAGATTGAGaaaaattttttaaaaccactgcATGTAGGACTCAATATGTCAAAAGCACActatgaagcagaaataaagaataagagagaaaacagaagag AGGCAAATAATTCTAACACAGTTTGTTCTTTAACTGTCAGTGAGGAAAAGATGCCTGCCATGACTACTGAAATGCAGCTTCAG
- the GLMN gene encoding glomulin isoform X4 produces the protein MRKIRCILAYKQEDDKREHCLKILDQLVQLCSPKELFLGLLEQIEQTSGEQVCPTVMLLLQPLQTVLLKLQNKKAYSVGLSLAMIMNQLTPLPVPYTKQQIQEDKLGLCQCCNAVVDFVKPFVNEVVKNMEKSSEYNDMELKEELLKFCMKSLKYPLLTAQLEQLEGIEEHPFRHFATEIIDILQDIRELMPLVFLHHKGRRSYWENQEFEDIERKNSAGSLACLSYLMFVQHFGINCFPMVFSPSYLLQCNMTHIEVLLKRTEESMLSKGLDLFESCLLRMEDNSLLHQYLEFRDFINVPQDLVKVMTLCPIEHLRKKSLNMLQLFIDKFDAEGKYTLFRCLLKTSNHAGVEGYIIQKIKDQIHLSLTKAHDNVWFTGHHLISLLDLVLFLPEGAETDLLQNSDRIMASLNLLRYLVIKDCESDNQTGVWTTLAKIEKNFLKPLHVGLNMSKAHYEAEIKNKRENRREANNSNTVCSLTVSEEKMPAMTTEMQLQVLHSALFTFDLIESVLARVEELIEVKVKAAMDENI, from the exons atgagaaaaataag GTGCATTTTAGCATATAAACAGGAAGATGATAAGCGAGAACACTGCCTGAAGATACTAGATCAGTTGGTACAG CTATGCAGTCCGAAGGAACTTTTTTTGGGTTTACTCGAGCAGATAGAGCAGACGTCGGGAGAGCAAGTATGCCCAACTGTCATGCTACTACTTCAGCCTCTGCAGACAG tgcttttgaaACTTCAGAACAAGAAGGCCTACTCAGTGGGCTTATCTTTGGCTATGATTATGAATCAGCTTACTCCCTTGCCTGTGCCttacacaaaacaacaaatacaggAAGATAAACTTGGTCTCTGCCAATGTTGTAATGCAGTGGTGGACTTTGTTAAACCTTTTGTGAACGAAGTTgttaaaaacatggaaaagtcATCAGAATACAATGACATGGAGCTGAAAGAAGAATTATTGAAGTT CTGTATGAAAAGCCTGAAATACCCATTATTGACCGCTCAGCTCGAACAGCTTGAAGGCATTGAAGAACATCCCTTCAGGCATTTTGCAACTGAAATTATA GACATTTTGCAGGATATAAGAGAATTGATGCCACTAGTATTTTTACATCATAAAGGCAGAAGATCATACTGGGAGAATCAGGAGTTTGAGGACATAGAGCGAAAGAATTCTGCAGGTTCTTTGGCATGTCTGTCATATCTGATGTTTGTTCAGCATTTTGGTATCAATTGCTTTCCAATGGTATTTAG TCCATCATACCTTCTGCAGTGCAATATGACACATATTGAAGTGCTGCTGAAAAG aacAGAAGAATCTATGTTATCTAAAGGACTT GATCTGTTTGAGAGCTGTTTATTGAGGATGGAAGATAATAGCCTTCTCCATCAGTATTTAGAATTCAGAGATTTTATTAACGTGCCTCAG GATTTGGTGAAAGTTATGACCCTTTGTCCCATAGAGCACCTG agaaagaagAGTTTAAATATGTTGCAGTTGTTCATAGACAAATTTGATGCAGAAGGAAAGTACACGTTATTCAG gtGTTTACTAAAGACAAGCAACCATGCTGGTGTAGAGGGATacattattcaaaaaataaaagatcagatTCACTTATCATTAACG AAGGCACATGACAACGTCTGGTTTACAGGACATCACCTGATCTCCCTTCTAGATTTAgtgcttttccttcctgaaggCGCTGAGACAGATCTTCTCCAAAACTCGGATAG GATTATGGCATCACTAAATCTGCTGAGATACTTAGTCATTAAGGATTGTGAAAGTGACAATCAA aCTGGTGTATGGACCACACTTGCTAAGATTGAGaaaaattttttaaaaccactgcATGTAGGACTCAATATGTCAAAAGCACActatgaagcagaaataaagaataagagagaaaacagaagag AGGCAAATAATTCTAACACAGTTTGTTCTTTAACTGTCAGTGAGGAAAAGATGCCTGCCATGACTACTGAAATGCAGCTTCAG
- the GLMN gene encoding glomulin isoform X1, producing MPEEQSQTTMAVDELQAIIQRCQILEESDFRGEDFNLFQVAGQKCLEDGYAAQLLEVIQNEKNKVIIKNMGWNLISPLVRCILAYKQEDDKREHCLKILDQLVQLCSPKELFLGLLEQIEQTSGEQVCPTVMLLLQPLQTVLLKLQNKKAYSVGLSLAMIMNQLTPLPVPYTKQQIQEDKLGLCQCCNAVVDFVKPFVNEVVKNMEKSSEYNDMELKEELLKFCMKSLKYPLLTAQLEQLEGIEEHPFRHFATEIIDILQDIRELMPLVFLHHKGRRSYWENQEFEDIERKNSAGSLACLSYLMFVQHFGINCFPMVFSPSYLLQCNMTHIEVLLKRTEESMLSKGLDLFESCLLRMEDNSLLHQYLEFRDFINVPQDLVKVMTLCPIEHLRKKSLNMLQLFIDKFDAEGKYTLFRCLLKTSNHAGVEGYIIQKIKDQIHLSLTKAHDNVWFTGHHLISLLDLVLFLPEGAETDLLQNSDRIMASLNLLRYLVIKDCESDNQTGVWTTLAKIEKNFLKPLHVGLNMSKAHYEAEIKNKRENRREANNSNTVCSLTVSEEKMPAMTTEMQLQVLHSALFTFDLIESVLARVEELIEVKVKAAMDENI from the exons ATGCCAGAAGAACAAAGTCAAACTACAATGGCAGTTGATGAACTTCAAGCCATAATACAAAGATGC caaATTCTGGAAGAATCTGATTTTAGAGGAGAAGATTTTAATCTGTTTCAGGTAGCAGGTCAGAAATGTTTAGAAGATGGATATGCTGCTCAGTTGTTAGAAGtaattcaaaatgagaaaaataag GTTATCATCAAGAATATGGGTTGGAATCTCATTTCTCCTCTTGTTAGGTGCATTTTAGCATATAAACAGGAAGATGATAAGCGAGAACACTGCCTGAAGATACTAGATCAGTTGGTACAG CTATGCAGTCCGAAGGAACTTTTTTTGGGTTTACTCGAGCAGATAGAGCAGACGTCGGGAGAGCAAGTATGCCCAACTGTCATGCTACTACTTCAGCCTCTGCAGACAG tgcttttgaaACTTCAGAACAAGAAGGCCTACTCAGTGGGCTTATCTTTGGCTATGATTATGAATCAGCTTACTCCCTTGCCTGTGCCttacacaaaacaacaaatacaggAAGATAAACTTGGTCTCTGCCAATGTTGTAATGCAGTGGTGGACTTTGTTAAACCTTTTGTGAACGAAGTTgttaaaaacatggaaaagtcATCAGAATACAATGACATGGAGCTGAAAGAAGAATTATTGAAGTT CTGTATGAAAAGCCTGAAATACCCATTATTGACCGCTCAGCTCGAACAGCTTGAAGGCATTGAAGAACATCCCTTCAGGCATTTTGCAACTGAAATTATA GACATTTTGCAGGATATAAGAGAATTGATGCCACTAGTATTTTTACATCATAAAGGCAGAAGATCATACTGGGAGAATCAGGAGTTTGAGGACATAGAGCGAAAGAATTCTGCAGGTTCTTTGGCATGTCTGTCATATCTGATGTTTGTTCAGCATTTTGGTATCAATTGCTTTCCAATGGTATTTAG TCCATCATACCTTCTGCAGTGCAATATGACACATATTGAAGTGCTGCTGAAAAG aacAGAAGAATCTATGTTATCTAAAGGACTT GATCTGTTTGAGAGCTGTTTATTGAGGATGGAAGATAATAGCCTTCTCCATCAGTATTTAGAATTCAGAGATTTTATTAACGTGCCTCAG GATTTGGTGAAAGTTATGACCCTTTGTCCCATAGAGCACCTG agaaagaagAGTTTAAATATGTTGCAGTTGTTCATAGACAAATTTGATGCAGAAGGAAAGTACACGTTATTCAG gtGTTTACTAAAGACAAGCAACCATGCTGGTGTAGAGGGATacattattcaaaaaataaaagatcagatTCACTTATCATTAACG AAGGCACATGACAACGTCTGGTTTACAGGACATCACCTGATCTCCCTTCTAGATTTAgtgcttttccttcctgaaggCGCTGAGACAGATCTTCTCCAAAACTCGGATAG GATTATGGCATCACTAAATCTGCTGAGATACTTAGTCATTAAGGATTGTGAAAGTGACAATCAA aCTGGTGTATGGACCACACTTGCTAAGATTGAGaaaaattttttaaaaccactgcATGTAGGACTCAATATGTCAAAAGCACActatgaagcagaaataaagaataagagagaaaacagaagag AGGCAAATAATTCTAACACAGTTTGTTCTTTAACTGTCAGTGAGGAAAAGATGCCTGCCATGACTACTGAAATGCAGCTTCAG